tgaggtatgtaagattttatcttcgtctaagaagttagtttccaaggacaaaacaagaccattagaaaagaaagtatggtcaaatcgttttgatagacagaggtccgtGGATTACTCTCAAGAGGATCATGGtgaacaaattgttgttcaccacagcacaacttgattgtgttgattggtaaatcctgtctcatgtgcctgatcaaaagagacaagattgtgtacctctcaggctttaagaaaagtttgtttctgttcttttcttagttttgtgtctatcaataaaggagggttattcttgaCAACTCTAATCTCtttagggttcagagttgtgtGTGGAagaacctgttaaaaggttgcgtaaccctacattcctttttcctcccctgaaacctctttttatctcaagactacttgttgagtttatgttgtgatttcctctcacaaacccatacgcttatGGATAATCCAAGCGTCatctcttctgatggaaaagatgtaaatatgattgttaagccatcaatcatgaaggaaaaatagaaatctccgttatctcctaccttgaaaagaaagagaaggaatgtgaggaagcgaagagttgttccttcaaattctcagaagttttctgacgtTCTTGATGtgatgaaggagatgcgaaaggagattcaacaaattaaggcttttgtgtataagactcatgagattcataaggccctggttcgacatcagtcaagaaggtttattgatatcaactcctaccttaatgaaccttatgtcccaatggctgttgacgacaaggagttcggggacgataaagaattcttcaaaggtcttattgcctagtaaaatcttcttttattgtttttatttagaagaataactagagtttggaatagccattattgtgattacacatagctatgtccaacgttttcatcttcatgtttttaggtttatttgtttaaattgtagaaattgtttggaagatgatttttgcagtattaatctttatggttttatatgttgcaatttattatgggatatgtgtgtttgcgtccgtgaactatgattgtcccatattttgtcaaaagtaaagtctttcgtaagtcgatatttatgtattgataaaagaatgaatggacttttgacaaatacaaaagttaagcctattatgtcattattgatggaagataggatgcacttttgtttgcaaggattatgtctattgtatgtcattgtgcgaataatgatgaaaaatagaatgaatccttgtgttttccgcagtattgatcttccctgatccatattttatgtattactgtgaggctccgtaagttatcttatgttgagcactatttactgagttgattattttcttgtgattaacttagttattgctccatagattcttaAGTCGAGCAtgacaattaaattcatcacttttttggtaaatttggttgtatatttctgattagattaattatgggttctcttgtggttaatctaattaaatgtgtttggattcaaattcatattcgtatgtaatttgttatgtccaaagaaatccttattttctttcaaaattaaagtcgctcttgttgttctttcgggaataacatattatgggagagagttcttaattgaacttgtgcttaattgccaaatctttgtggggagtgcggttgtggaatattataggggttatctcgtatctttaaaatccttgatgaatgcatttagcctcggctttatgattgcatctgaacaagttgatatatactttattttggtcatgaaatgtctattttggaaatttcatcaggatccctttcttgtacttttgccaattttattgacaaaaagggggagaattaatatgtagttgacactacaaatacatatggttttcggatcattatgtaagggggagtggtttccatgtgagatggattattgactaagagggagtgatacatatcaccatagtattgttgtcgaaattctgatataattgaactttgatgttgtgtaatgatactatgaccctgcataacaatgatcgagaattctgttttctcattgttatagctacggatttcaacaacgatgatgctgaacttaaacctttgggatcattggagtacttggaagtgacgaagatttcgagtaatgttgaagattatacatgtggaataggagctacataagtttctttatcttttctgtattccatatgtattgatagttttgtcactaaaattgacaaagggggagattgttagagcattgcttggtcgaactcgcatgcatcgctatctcaagtatgtttgtccatgttagtgatcaatactataagtcttaacttctagtctactatagctaagtatcggaccaggatagaaagtgtagttgagctcaagaactccatgtcggatcatcatacaagacgaagaactactcaaggaactggtgtaacttcgtcgactaaaaattatgtggagacttgaacttatctatcactaaaaagtctatctactctatctcctatcttgagacaaaattcgttttgctatatagacgttgattatacacatttgctatttcgagccgagtttagatcgcctatctatttctcgggatatgtgttggtaatatttcgctttggccaagttcattttACCTAGTGActtatgtcatgttatgtttcaatcactttgaaaatttctttgacgaaaaatggtttgtgaataacaactatataacgtcctctaaaaaaaattcaatggttgaaatgagggtttagattatataaccaatgttggatataagcattattgtggaaaaacatatatgtataagtccttattccttgaaccgaagtttgcaaaaTTCTtttatcaagagaaccgaaaaaataaccgtgaactcagtccgcgagctggcggaagttcttgacccgagaaaatctgctggagtttgagaactccttccgggaatttaagtccgcgaacccagtccgcgaacttgagttgtttatatctaaagacgattgtttgtgaacttatatttatataaactaaggaatgctaattgaaAACCAGGGCtataagttcatgaaccgatttgagtgaatcaaatcgtttttgcttcgattgtgtcttgtgtagttactcaagatttccttgaaattgaacaactctctaactagttcatttgagtcatttgaaatagttatggtgaaaaagaatatggttgatatgaaagtgatcatatggctaaccatttggttaactattgttgaaccaacaaatgtacatgttgttgtacggttacacaaacctagaaacgtgcatttcatttgtgtttaacaagctaggttttcgatctaacgtttgaaagatattagcttgaatctaatcagttttttatttaacggtgaatattgaattctttgttaccaagctaactttgattgcaaaccctgatttgaaagactatataagggagaactcgagcaactgggaaacctaatccccagaccttacgtgtgatactagttgtgtaagctagactcgattctcctttaacctttggtttcttctctaaaaccaggttaacgacttaaagacttcattaggattgtgaagccagaccgatactactttctcgtagttgtgtgatctgatcttgatgtttctatcatacgagtacagtCGCAAAGATtgccttgagattgatatctccgataggcaagatataaaagtagtcataaacatcttcgtctcatcgtttgtgattctacaatatcttctttcgccgtgtcgattaatattattgtgaggtgattgataatactaggttgttcttcgggaatgtaagtccaggttatcaattggttcctgttcaccttaatttatcaaaagaaggaacaaaagtcctaggtatttctgtgggagacagatttatctattactgtagacttttctgtgtgatacagatttgtttgttaaagtcttcgactttgggtcgtagaaactcttagggtgagatcagttaagaaaatcaagtgtgtagtatcctgctgggatcagagacgtaaggagcgcaattgtaccttagatcaatatgagattgattggggttcaactacagtccaggccgaagttagtttgtagtaggctagtgtctgtaacggcttaatacggtgtgtgttcaatctggactaggtcccgggatgtttcggcatttgcggttttctcgttaacaaaattatggtgtctgtgttatttatatttccgcattatattgtttatctttataattgaaatatcacaggttgtgcgttagtttcaatcaattagaatatccgacctttggttgttgatttaaattgattaacacttggatattggtctttggtaccatccaagctaTCTCTCATATATTTAATCAGACTCGtagatttatattttcttgagcaaggattaaatcgagagatcgatataatataactctttgatatactttattaagattgagtctagttgattctctttaaagtatattagagtttgtccatacatattgctaagcgaaatattgggtgtggttgttgtacccccgctttttcaaaaatgcCAACCTCTAGTCCTAAGTATACTCTAGAAGAATATTTGTCTCTTTGTAAACATTACTTAACGTACTATCCGGAGAAGGTGCTGCTGAGCGACGGGTAAAGGGTGtaatgagtatgtactacttggtcagaattcatgaagccttcacCAATGAAATAGGTAATCCTAACAACCGGGATGCGGCATCACTGTTTTGTCGAATCTAAACAATTAAAAAGAAAGTTGGGGACTTAATAGCTATGGTTCGAATTGTCAATCGATATCGGCTTAAAGGTGAAACAAATGATGACATTGTTgttcgagctctagaggaatggcgaaAATGGAAAGGAAAAAATTTCAAATACCAAGCTCACTATCACATCCTTAGGAAGTTTCTCATAAATCGTTTTGATTATTAGAATCTTGTAATGTTTACTTTATAATGGTTAGTGATTTTGTAATAGTTAGTGATTTTGTAGTGGTTAATTTGTAATGGTGATTTTATGATTTCAAACGAATTAGGTATATTAGAATCTACTGGATCGGCTTATTAGAGAATATTACTAATCatccgaacattactctgtatgtTGCGAAAATGTGCATCATGATAGTTCGGCGCACAAAGATAATCATTTATAAGCCGAACCAAAACACTTGGGAAATCAATCCAAGATCGGCTTATAAGTTATATTATCTGATAAGCCGAACATTACTATGTATGTTGCGAAAATGTGTATCATGCCAGTTCGGCACACAAATATCATCATTTATAAGTCGAACCAAAAAACTTGGGAAATCAATCCAGGATCGGCTTATTAGTTATATTATCTGATAagccgaacattactctgtatgtTGCGAAAATGTGAATCATGCCAGTTCGGCACACAACTATCATCATCTTTAAGCCGAACCATGACACTTATTAAATATTACGTCTATTTTGGAAGGATcggttgaaatatatttttaCGGGTTATCCGAACCATACACTCGTAGTTCACTTTCTTTAAATCTTTGCACCAACAAACAATTTAAGAAACCACAAAATGTATTCAATTCATAAAATGCGCGTTAGGATACATTATATAGCATTCATAATCCCATAACATCCTAGGAATCCaatgaaaacaaaatgaaaaaaaaaagaatatatatccACCCAATGTATTAGATTAAGTATTAGGGTGATCCTAACCTTacaacatcttcttcatcatcttcaaaaacatcttcttcatcatcttcatcctcatcatctgTTAGACTTATTAGTCTGCATTGAAGCGGTGGATGCAAACATCTCCAAAGCTCCGTCTACGTAGCgtaatttgcacaccaatccatcgagTAATTTTCTTAAAGAATAGGCCAAAAGGATAAAGGACACAATGGAGGTATTGGGAAATGGGTCTAAGCTTGAGACCGATGTAATGGCAGCCTTGAACAAATGAAATAACAAGTCTTCTATCTTTAAAATCCTCATGGCAAGGTTTTATTAGAGGAGCGTAGGTGAAACAACTTCCGTCCCTCGTAAAAGAATCAACAACGCAATTGAAGGTCTCTGCAATCAAAAACCCACATATCggcatttgcatccaatggtCACTTTTGATAACGATATCTCCATGTAAATACCGTTCAAAACTAATGAACTCTTGTGCGACCCATGGTCTCCACCACCTCTCATCATTGACTTGTAGAAGTCCTTGTTTCGGAGTAGCGTTTATAACAATCTTTTCCTTATATAATTCACTTCGTCCCCTTGCTCAACCAGATGGTTGCCATCTTTAAAAGGTCCTAGTTGTTTCGCGGTGACTTGGAAACCACAGTTTCCATCCCCTTCGACATCGTCCATAGATATGATATACTCGTGAATGGCTTTGGGTAGGTTGAGCAAGTAGTTTTTGTAAATCATATTAGTAGGTCGCAAATACTTTCCCAAACTATCTCTTTTAGGACCTTTCATTTTACCATCCGCATATATGGTTTTCTTCTCCTTTTGCTTGGGCACCAGAGTACTCTTTATTGTTTCCATTTGTTGAGATGGAAACATCTTACTCTTAAGCTTGACGTCTCCTTGCAATGGGGGAGGACATAAAGGACCACTATTCTTAActtctttgttacttgtttcacCTTTATCCTTGCTTGGTCGACCACGTTTATTTGATAGTTTCACTTCATCCACCTTGTCTAACTTATATATtgcctttttctcttcttcgtACTCAGTATCATGGTACTCGTCCCCGGATGGATCCCTTGTGGTAGGACCCCTTGTTTTGGAATGAGCATACTCTTTTGCTCTTTTCTCTTTTCGGGTTTCTTTTGAGGGTGGCCTACCTTTTTCTATCCCCTTTTCCGTTTCTTTTATACCTTGTTGGGTGTGGGGATAGAGGATTGGCATCATGTTGTGTCGTAAGATTTGTTTCTGAGCTCGGAACATACCACGATACATTTCGTCTAACCTTTTCCCATAAGGTGTGTCCCAAAAAGTCTACATCATCGTCCTCGTCGGGCATGGGATCACAACTCAATTGTTTCCAATGaggatcaatatcctcaaaaGGTATCATTCAATCCTTGTATCGAAGTAGATCATGCCGACACAAAAGTCCCATGCTTTCCctcattttacaaacacactcttcttggGAGTTAGCATCCATTTTTTCCATCAAATCCACTTCCTTCATTATAAGTTCAAGGCACAAATGAGAGACCATATGGGTTAGTCCCCGGAGCCACTTATCATCCGGGTGATCATCATGCTTCATCATTAGACTTTTTCTAATAACGTTTTAATTCTTATAACATCACTCATGAAATAGTCTTCCATTGTGTCAAACACCGTGACGAACGTGTCCACACACCcaaatagattcatcttcaaACGATAGTGatccgactctaccatacttgtagcttggttgtaGAAGTGCTTGTGATGGTTTTTAAATGCACTAACAAATCTATGTTTGTTATTATCCAAGAATTGCTTGCGTAAATATATAATGATTTCCGGGTATTTGACGCTCCAATTCGCAAGGAGTTTTGCAACATTTTCTTCGTACACTTCTTCGGTGATTGACCATTGCAAAGCATTCCAATCGTTGGAGAAATATACCCACATCCTTTCATTAGCCTCATATGCATTcttgaattttttctttttcacttctCGTTCTCCATCCTGTAATTTAACAATCACCTATAGATCTTTCAACTTGAGTGGTTGAATTATCCATTGGCATTTTTCCCTAACATTATTCCATAATGAAAGGTACAAAGAAATTTTTGCAACATTTTCTTCGTACACTTCTTCGGTGATTGACCATTGCAAAGCATTCCAATCGTTGGAGAAATATACCCACATCCTTTCATTAGCCTCATATGCAttcttgaatttttttctttttcacttctCGTTCTCCATCCGGTAATTTAGCAATCACTTATAGCTCTTTCAACTTGAGTGGTTGAATTATCCATTGGCATTTTTCCCTAACATTATTCCAATGAAAGGTACAAAGAAAGTTTTGCGCGTTCGGGAATACCTTCCTTATAGAAAACATCAATGCCGCCTATTGGTCGGTTACCATGACCTTTGGAAGAGCATCCTACCGAAAGATTAACTTCACTTTTTCCAATGCGCAAACATAGCTTTCTTTCAACtaatcatgaaaaaaaaaatcaacagtgAAAGGTGACTTGGTTGACGTATGACCAACCACATTCATCAAGGGAATCTCATACTTATTGggcttgtaagtgcaatccaataTGAGAACTTGTGGGAAGTATAACTCCAACTTTACGCATTCCGGATGGGCAATAAAAAGGTGCGTCACATGGCCGAATTCATCCAATTTCTTTTGGCAAGCATAGTTCTTCTTTTGCGCCAACCACAATAATTGTTGCATCACCAACTTATCTTGGAAATCCTTTCTTCTCAAAGTACTTCTCGCGTTATAGATTTGTTGCAACGTAGTCTTGTTGTTCTTATCATCCTCCTTCAACTTGCTAAGAATTTTTCTTGGTGGcatacgtgctcgtgtcattttatctacCTCCGTATATTCACTATCTTTGAGTCTTCCGGCTCTATAATGTCCATGAAGATCCtttggacgtgggtggttatgacggcaATCCATATCTTCATTCAAtttgaaaactctttcatttatgttcCAATTGAAGAGGATCTTGAAGGGACAATTTATCTTCCTTGTTTTAGTCTTATATTTTTTCCCGGTTTTCCCAATATGCGCCTCACCTTTTTTCTTCTTGCTTACTTTCTTCCCGCCtctctcacaaaccatctcaAACCGCTCCTTTCTGCTTTGTCTCCTTTAACTAGGACGCAATTGATTTTCCAACCATGTTCCTCAGCCCATTTAACAgcttcatctttagttttccacgtCTACATATCCACAATTACAAAAGCTAAGTTTTCTTGATGATTTTGAATAAAACATacttgaaaattaataaaaacataaattacGTTACCTACCAAGTCAGTTTGGAAGTGATCTTTAGTATCTTCATTAATGACATCAACATGCAGTGGTTGATCCTCTATAGTTTCCATTTCAGGAACAATCTACAACAATATCACACAGGTTTTGGGTTAGCTTCGGCTGACCCGCAGTACTATTTGAAAGCCGAGCTCAGAGTTCGGCTCATTCGTGTTTGACTTATAAAGCCGAACTACTTGTCATACATTGAATCGGCTTATTGGGCACCAATATTATAATCCGAACCATAAGACTTGAAatttatgaaaacaaaaaatatatgttCGACTGGATCATGTGTGAGCCGAACATTACACTATAACTCATAAATTTTTTGTTTAAGGTTCGGCTGATATTAGCACATCCTATTCAAGCCGAACCATGAAAATTATTTGGCGTGAAAATAATTGAATGACAGTTCGGCGTATTAATAGTTCAGTCGCACAAATCGAAATTTTCTTATTTATCAAGGTTCGGCATACAATATATCTGCCGAACCTAACCCTGTTGCGCCGAACTAGATACAAAAATACAACTTTTTGGTGAATTCAAGCTACAAAGCGGACATTAAACAACGTCTACAACCATACCTGTGTATTATTAGCATTGGATTCCTCATCCATGTACTCATCTTCAGGATTTGGCTCcacaaaatcatcatcttgagtttgagaaaaaagttgagtttgagattgagtttgggtaAAATCGTTTTCATAATCCAACAAATAAGCCATCTCTGTATCTCCATCgtaattgatatgtattttcttagCTTTACATGATGAAGATTCACCTTCCTGACTCGAATTTGGATCACACATCTCTCAATAATCACAAAGatctcaaagaaaaaagaaaaagtttttttcctcctcttcttatttttctaaaataaCTCACTAactatatttaaaaataaaattattatccTAAATTAACATTAAGCTAACTACAATCATtattaactaattaatcaaattaacactaatttaacACTAATCAGTCAGGGGTATTTTGGCATTTATGAAAATAGGTTGGATAAGGGATATCCTAGAAACAATATTTCCAACCCTGTTTTTGCCTTATTCAATATGCCCAaaaattttcttgtatgccccaaaTGATGGTTCCAAATAATAGTTGGTTTCTCTAGTTTGGATATTTATAATATCCGAGTAGGTTTATCCTGACCCATTGGGCTCCTTCGTAGACTGATCCATCAGAAGTTTAACATAACTCAAAAGGTATACTACATATggttcttcttttgtttgcttATTTTTGATCGGAAAATGGAACCTTTTATATAGAAAAGATGGGAGGGGATTGTCTAGCAgagcagaaaagaaaaagaaaaagaaaactaaaagaaaaggaaTAAACAAGGAAATAATAGGTCCTGGTTAAGCACGAATCTATCTAGCAGTTGATTTGTGTTCCTTGGGAATTTTTGGATCACACTACTACGTAGGTTTTAGGTGACGGCGCCGATTTTGGTTATGAAGAAAGAAGGCGAAATGAGGAAGCCAGAGTAACACGAGGTGCACGTCAAAAGCAAGGAGTTCGGAGCTACCAAATGGTAACAAGCAAATCAAAGAGGGTGAAATCGAGGAAACAGAGCCGGAAGCTGGAGGAACTGAAACCTCCAAAAACCAAAAGCTTTGTCAGATGTGGGATTTGACCACTCGGCCAACCTGACTGTTTGTTTTCTTGGCTTATCATCTCACCCCAGAATTGGGCGATCCTGTTCCTGCTAATGTCATCCCAGAGCGGTCTTGATGGATTTTTAATTCAGCTGAAATGCTATAGGAGGTCATCTTGGTATGACGCCACAGAGCACGTCTTTTAACCAATTATAGATTCCTTAATGTTTTATTCCAAGGATGCACATACATTTCAATGTTAGTCGTGATCAGTCGACTCTCGCCGCTATGCTAATATTAAAAAGCTCTCTAGAAAATGGTATGTACATAATAACGCAGTAGTGCGATGTAAATGCGTGGCATTACAGCTGAAACCAACAGTGTGTCAGGCATCAATCAAAATCACAATAGTCTTCTTTGTTGTTAGTTCAAAGTCCAAACTAGTAAAAAATCGTGACACGTCTATAAATCGGATATTCACATTAGCCAGAGATATTCTGGCTCCAAACAGTATAATGATGCTAGGAAGGAAAGTCGCCCGAGATTACCATAACATAAATTCAACTCTGCACcatctatttattttattttaattagaaaATGTTTTTGGACTTTGAAATATAAGTAGAATGTGACAGACAGGGATGCCTATAGGATATTTGTGTGATGCCACATTT
This DNA window, taken from Papaver somniferum cultivar HN1 chromosome 3, ASM357369v1, whole genome shotgun sequence, encodes the following:
- the LOC113359077 gene encoding uncharacterized protein LOC113359077, whose translation is MDCRHNHPRPKDLHGHYRAGRLKDSEYTEVDKMTRARMPPRKILSKLKEDDKNNKTTLQQIYNARSTLRRKDFQDKLVMQQLLWLAQKKNYACQKKLDEFGHVTHLFIAHPECVKLELYFPQVLILDCTYKPNKYEIPLMNVDGEREVKKKKFKNAYEANERMWVYFSNDWNALQWSITEEVYEENVAKLLANWSVKYPEIIIYLRKQFLDNNKHRFVSAFKNHHKHFYNQATSMVESDHYRLKMNLFGKSLMMKHDDHPDDKWLRGLTHMVSHLCLELIMKEVDLMEKMDANSQEECVCKMRESMGLLCRHDLLRYKD